One part of the Meleagris gallopavo isolate NT-WF06-2002-E0010 breed Aviagen turkey brand Nicholas breeding stock chromosome 20, Turkey_5.1, whole genome shotgun sequence genome encodes these proteins:
- the ZNF750 gene encoding zinc finger protein 750: protein MSLLKERKPKKPHYIPRPPGKPFKYKCFQCPFTCNEKSHLFNHMKYGLCKNSITLVSEQDRVIKCPKTSSLESKQINHLEPTVKPTSSKSATNGLSNLDSKPQYAFPKEDAKENVELQNQATNTTIQGQKPAIQKELTPASTSAESTLGMQPLLDSIVRPSAFVPVGEHRDSKGPETSEVPEILSLSNKSSPFHTKSAFHAPSHPWKAGSPFLPEFPHKVPPTKGFGSIPPYMQPMIPEYSPHFYEHRLAIYTPYLLPGNSECESSALSVYGTQDQRHFLPHPGPLSKHINPSAYEHYRLFQQYHSTPPIPYGFCRPTDPPFYRFSHVAGINRDQSSHLMEETTLLYPASLSPSQQYPLGSHKKQADYEKEITLLHAKSHSKDDQNERENAKMSPLAGSAATGSPGRPSPTNFTQTSHACEGLFDLSNKSSSTSLGKYDQPEENFTAFRPVRKSTDQPALLPSVPTQQDREDSPSSINVTDEDSYTPSESHNNEGSLSNTEDDTGIAPLNLSKKADTNAGPPHEHAYKATSKTESQNFLELQDMPLNLSVKDSCNTASLKTTSHSPSHDNGAATSPTTENENSGTESSGASNPKNPINSTCDKPFLAHRNEAQDLRIIDSCDEQKQTAAVALCQLAAYSPSKVRMDNEGQSPQDCNTLSTESTPNSSDTQCNQKVKGQKRTNQKESAKSQQSTKRVRPNDCSRVFTLRKRTRVS from the exons atgagtcTCCTCAAAGAGCGTAAACCAAAGAAGCCTCATTACATCCCAAGACCGCCAGGAAAGCCATTTAAGTATAAGTGCTTTCAGTGCCCCTTTACTTGCAATGAGAAATCTCATCTTTTCAACCATATGAAGTATGGCCTCTGCAAAAACTCCATTACTTTAGTATCAGAGCAGGACCGTGTTATCAAGTGCCCAAAGACTAGTTCCTTGGAGTCCAAGCAGATCAATCACCTAGAGCCTACAGTCAAACCCACTTCTTCCAAGTCAGCCACAAACGGACTGTCAAATCTTGATTCCAAGCCTCAATATGCTTTTCCAAAAGAAGATGCCAAGGAAAACGTTGAATTACAAAACCAAGCAACGAACACAACAATCCAAGGTCAGAAACCTGCAATCCAGAAGGAACTAACCCCTGCCAGTACCTCAGCAGAAAGCACCCTCGGCATGCAGCCTCTTCTGGACAGCATCGTGAGGCCCTCAGCTTTTGTTCCTGTAGGAGAACACAGAGATAGCAAAGGCCCAGAAACAAGTGAAGTACCTGAAATTCTATCGCTCTCTAACAAAAGTTCACCTTTTCACACTAAATCTGCATTCCATGCACCAAGTCACCCATGGAAAGCAGGTTCTCCTTTCCTCCCAGAATTTCCACATAAAGTTCCTCCCACAAAAGGCTTTGGTTCCATTCCACCTTACATGCAACCGATGATTCCAGAGTACTCGCCCCACTTTTATGAGCATAGGCTGGCCATCTATACACCTTACTTGCTTCCAGGTAATTCCGAGTGTGAAAGCTCTGCTCTGTCCGTCTACGGCACGCAAGACCAAAGACACTTTCTTCCTCACCCTGGGCCACTTTCAAAACACATCAATCCATCAGCATATGAACACTATCGACTGTTCCAGCAGTATCATTCCACTCCTCCAATACCGTATGGATTTTGTAGGCCCACGGATCCACCTTTTTATCGATTTTCACACGTAGCCGGTATTAACAGAGATCAAAGTTCTCATCTAATGGAAGAAACTACTTTGCTATACCCAGCTTCTTTAAGTCCTTCCCAACAATATCCTCTAGGTTCACATAAAAAACAAGCAGactatgaaaaggaaataacattACTGCATGCCAAAAGTCATTCCAAAGATGatcaaaatgaaagagagaatgCTAAAATGAGCCCTCTTGCAGGAAGTGCAGCAACGGGCTCCCCAGGCAGGCCCAGCCCCACCAACTTCACTCAGACAAGCCATGCGTGTGAGGGCTTATTTGACCTCTCCAACAAATCGTCTTCCACATCACTTGGAAAATATGATCAACCAGAAGAAAACTTCACAGCTTTCAGACCTGTGAGAAAAAGCACTGATCAACCAGCGCTACTTCCAAGCGTGCCAACACAGCAAGATAGAGAAGATTCGCCTTCCAG cattaatgtcactgatgaagattcATATACACCAAGTGAAAGCCACAACAATGAAGGTTCGCTGTCCAACACAGAAGACGACACTGGAATAGCTCCTCTTAATCTTTCAAAAAAGGCTGACACAAATGCAGGACCTCCTCATGAACATGCATACAAAGCCACATCCAAAACAGAAAGTCAGAATTTTCTAGAATTGCAAGATATGCCTCTGAACCTCTCGGTAAAAGATTCCTGTAACACAGCAAGCCTGAAAACAACATCCCACAGTCCATCTCACGATAACGGTGCTGCTACTTCTCCAAcgacagaaaatgaaaactcagGAACAGAAAGTTCAGGAGCAAGTAACCCCAAGAACCCTATTAACAGCACCTGTGACAAACCTTTCCTGGCTCACCGTAATGAAGCTCAAGACTTACGCATCATTGACAGCTGCGatgaacagaaacaaacagcGGCTGTAGCTCTCTGTCAGCTAGCTGCATACAGCCCCAGCAAAGTTAGGATGGACAATGAAGGGCAGAGTCCTCAGGACTGTAATACTTTGAGTACAGAATCTACTCCTAACTCTTCTGATACTCAGTGCAATCAAAAAgtaaaaggacaaaaaaggaCAAATCAAAAAGAATCAGCAAAATCACAGCAAAGCACTAAAAGAGTAAGGCCAAATGACTGCAGCAGAGTCTTCACTTTGAGGAAGAGAACAAGAGTATCTTAA